The Aedes aegypti strain LVP_AGWG chromosome 1, AaegL5.0 Primary Assembly, whole genome shotgun sequence sequence GCGCTAGCACCGATAGGGCGTACAGTAAGCCGATTCCGCTTGTTATTATTTTCCGATCTTTTGCCCGTATTTTGCAGACATGTTTTTCAATCCCTTGGGGAGCACACTGAACGTTCGTTGCCATGGAACAAGATCTCATAACAAAACTGTACGCCGCAGTCGCAATCTCGCGTGTAAACAAACAATAACAAGATCTCACGATGCGACCGGCGACTAATCATCGTGTGCAGCGATTGCACGAGTAGCTCGGCTTGATAACAGGTCAAATTCGCCTCGTTTGGCTGCATTTCTTGTCCACATGAAAGATGCTGATGCACAACATAGCTCTTATTGAATCAGACTTCTTCGTTactgatgattttatttttttacttgtGATTTGCTTCAGAATGGACCCGCCGTCATCAGTGGCTGCGTTGACGTCGTCATCGCGATCGCCTGCAGACGATCAACAACTTGTAGACAACACTGATGAACAGCGATCGATCGACCACGCTACCGTGGATGAAATGCTCAATATCAACGCGTTCACGGTACCACGTGTTCCCAGTGCCTGTAATGATGGCGCAGTGGAAAAGTACAAACTAACCGGTAAAAGACTTGGCCGTGGAGTCGCTGAGTCTGGCTTGACGCATGAATGCGGTGTATTCGGAGCGATTGCAACGGGTGAATGGCCCACACAGATCGACATTTCGCAGGTTATCTGCCTGGGGTTGGTAGCCCTGCAGCATCGAGGGCAAGAATCGGCTGGTATCGTTACCAGTGAAGGCAAATGTGCTAAGAACTTCAACGTCCACAAGGGAATGGGTATGATCAACAATATCTTCACTGACGATTCAATGAAGAAATTAAAGGGTAATCTGGGTATCGGTCATACGAGGTACTCGACCTCAGCGGCTTCAGAAGAAGTCAACTGCCAACCATTCGTAGTCCACACGGCTCATGGAGTGTTGGCGGTAGCACACAACGGCGAACTGCTAAACTGTGAAAGCTTGCGAAAGGATGTTCTATCCCGAGGTGTTGGCCTATCGACTCACAGCGATTCCGAGCTGATCACGCAAGCTCTCTGTCTGAATCCGCCGGACGGAGAAGACGACGGCCCTGATTGGCCCGCACGCATCAAGCACCTCATGCAGTTGGCTCCTCTCTCATATTCCCTGGTTATCATGTTAAAAGACAAAATCTACGGAGTGCGAGATCCCTACGGAAATCGACCTTTGTGCATCGGAAAGATCGTCCCCCTGAGCATTGGTTCTTACAGACAAGGTACGTCAACGAAAAAAAACCTACCATAACCTCTCAATTCACTTCCAATACTTTCTTTCCCCAGAAAAAGTAGACAAACTGGCCGCCGAGGGATGGGTCATCTCCAGCGAGAGCTGCGGATTCCTATCCATCGGAGCACGCTACGTTAGGGAAGTTCAACCGGGTGAAATCGTAGAGCTGACCCGCGAAGGAATCAAAACGATCGACATCGTCGAGTGTCCGGAGAACCGACGCCACGCCTTCTGCATCTTCGAGTACGTCTACTTCGCTCGGTCGGATTCCATCTTCGAGGGTCAGATGGTTTACTCGGTGCGGTTGCAGTGCGGCAGGCAGCTAGCTCGCGAAGCGTACGTAGACGCGGACATCGTGAGCTCGGTCCCGGAATCGGGAACGGCTGCTGCGCACGGTTACGCCAGAGAGGTAACTTGTAACCGAAGAATACGCTCTTCAACAGTTTCTAACAGCTTCCCTCAACAGACTGGCCTTCACTTTGCTGAAGTGCTCTGCAAGAATCGCTACGTCGGACGTACCTTCATCCAGCCTTCGACTCGGCTCCGGCAGCTCGGTGTGGCGAAGAAGTTCGGTGCTCTTTCGGAGAATGTTTCCGGTAAACGGCTGGTCCTCATCGATGACTCCATCGTTCGTGGCAACACCATTGGACCAATCATCAAGCTACTTCGTGACGCGGGGGCACAGGAGGTGCACATCCGTATCGCCAGCCCACCGTTGCTGTATCCGTGCTACATGGGTATCAACATTCCGACGCGAGAGGAACTGATCGGCAACAAGCTGAACCCGGAGGAACTGGCCAAGTATGTCGGTGCGGACAGTTTGGCCTACCTCAGTGTGGAAGGACTGCAGAAGGCTGTTCAGCTGAACATGCGGAAGAACAACCCGGAAAAGGTGGGCCACTGTACGGCCTGCCTGACCGGAGACTACCCTGGTGGACTGCCCGAAGACTTGGATTGGTGAAGCGGGAGAAGGATTTTTCTTTccaatttactttttttatgttattgtctgtttcattgacaacgaaacgcgccgccaactttcaaACAAACCGACAAAATCGTCGCTAGCAAAcgaatcaaaggaggtgatttgtcgttatgttggtaagactggtgaaaAGTCAAATTCGCACTGGCTggttggctggcgacgattttggcgacggtttcaccggcgacgattacaaatcgtcgcgtccgataaggtgcaaaatttacaatatttaaAGTTTCGTCATGAAAATTATGTCATGACATATTTGATTCGCTATCGGTCATGGGATAGAGACgtattgcctacatttaggaaCATAAAGTGAAAAAGTCCGATCTGAGATCTATAATGACTATTTTATAGAAAGACTATATGAATAAAGGCTAGAATTTACTAAACATACACGAGCGGTGATTTTATCCGAATGCTTCAAAGCTGTATGAACAacaggttttttttattgtgtattttttttttcactactggactgcgaagtgcggcttcataagtgcgaaaatgtgaataaaagtgcgggattgcatcgaatcatttcggtgtcttcagcggggtTGTTGTTTGGACTTCCAGGAATAACCCCGCTGAAGACATCGACGCGATTTGATACAATCGCACATTTTTATTAGCATTttcgcacttgtaaaaacttctgcgacaGTCCAgcggtgaaagaaatgcgcaatatagggtaacggtcgtattttgtaccccttaaggaagtgattttagttttttttgttccaattaattaattgcacagcgtaaccaagtcaaagaatatgccaaaatgtagagaaaaacttcctctagggtaaccaatatattttagacctctatatattttggaccccctgggccattttcctgcaaattttccagtttaaatcgaaaaacCAATATAatccgcatgccatttggaaaaatAGGaccattccgcacttgcatcaagcgtttgtgcatggaaaatgtgtttattttatctgaaattaatttaatttaatcggttcatccaatagaattattagtagtagaacgctaatggcgtagttgtcacaaaactgatttcaatttttattaccttaaattatggtttttcattgtttgttctataccatgatgttattttggttcttaaaattaatctgacactttgaggcccggtactcacgctgtcagttcgtggcaaactagatgttggtaacacgaacagcagcgacattagcattcttaggttaatgcttctactgttcatccatgcaaccgttacaacacgttacacgcagaaattgaagacgtcagaaatttttcaaatgtaaacaaaaacttttttctaatttctgaactaaaagcgtagaatttcctcgcttttccattgtcaatcgattgattagactatgggcaatagactgatgcaaattttgaagtttttgctcccctatgcttaaacggtgtcaattatgatgaaaatcattctcccaaaatttgaagtggtttggaagaaatttggttgtgcacacgccatttgaagtttatatggaaactcCTATGGGAaagccaaaccttttgtgttaaatcctctatctgctcgtcataataatacatgaaaaagcgaacacactcttcccatgttaaattttcccagctacaactttgccgaagaccatattttgtttggacgtaaggataaattgttattcttgatttcaaagtctaaaccattagactggcccag is a genomic window containing:
- the LOC5578623 gene encoding amidophosphoribosyltransferase; the protein is MDPPSSVAALTSSSRSPADDQQLVDNTDEQRSIDHATVDEMLNINAFTVPRVPSACNDGAVEKYKLTGKRLGRGVAESGLTHECGVFGAIATGEWPTQIDISQVICLGLVALQHRGQESAGIVTSEGKCAKNFNVHKGMGMINNIFTDDSMKKLKGNLGIGHTRYSTSAASEEVNCQPFVVHTAHGVLAVAHNGELLNCESLRKDVLSRGVGLSTHSDSELITQALCLNPPDGEDDGPDWPARIKHLMQLAPLSYSLVIMLKDKIYGVRDPYGNRPLCIGKIVPLSIGSYRQEKVDKLAAEGWVISSESCGFLSIGARYVREVQPGEIVELTREGIKTIDIVECPENRRHAFCIFEYVYFARSDSIFEGQMVYSVRLQCGRQLAREAYVDADIVSSVPESGTAAAHGYARETGLHFAEVLCKNRYVGRTFIQPSTRLRQLGVAKKFGALSENVSGKRLVLIDDSIVRGNTIGPIIKLLRDAGAQEVHIRIASPPLLYPCYMGINIPTREELIGNKLNPEELAKYVGADSLAYLSVEGLQKAVQLNMRKNNPEKVGHCTACLTGDYPGGLPEDLDW